The Paenibacillus polymyxa M1 DNA segment TTTGGGCGGTACCGCGATTAAAGTCGGCATTTGTAATGAAAACGGACAGCTTTTGCACACATATGAGGGACCAACCGAAACCGATAAAGGTGTAGACGTTGTCATTGGTAATATCGAAAAATATGTGCGGCACATTGTTGAGGAATCTCCTTATGAGTGGGATCAACTAAAGGGTGTCGGTGCAGGCGTTGCAGGTTTTACGAATGTTCGTGATGGTATTATTGTCCTCGCTCCTAATATTGGCTTTCGTGACGTACCGATCCGTGCGCTCCTAGAGAACCGGATTGGCAAGCCTGTGAAAATAGACAATGATGCGAATGTTGCTGCGCTGGGTGAGGCTTGGGCTGGTGCAGGCAAAGGCATTGAGAACTGCGTATGTTATACCCTGGGAACAGGCGTAGGTGGCGGTATTATTATAAACGGTAAAATATATCAAGGTTCTTCGGGCATGGCTGGGGAAATTGGCCATATCAGCGTCGTGCCTGATCTGGAGGCTATTCAGTGTGGATGCGGCAAAATGGGTTGCTTGGAAACTGTATCTTCCGCAACAGGCATCATTCGTATGGCCAAGGATGCTGTGGAACGTGGCGACCGGACCTCTCTGGCGCTGGAAGATCACATTGCTGCTAAGGAAGTATTCGATGCTGCTAAAGCCGGGGATGAAGTCGCACTGCGTATCGTGAATCGGGCTGCCTTTTATTTGGGGAAATCGATGGCAGCTGTTGCCGCTGTGCTCAATCCAGAATTGTTTATTATAGGCGGCGGTGTTTCTAAAGCAGGCGACTTTTTGTTTGAAGAGATGCGTCGCGTATACGCCAAGCTGGCTCCTGAACCGCTTCAAAAAGGTGTATATATCGTACCAGCAGTGTTAGGCAATGACGCGGGTATCGTAGGGGCTGCAGGGTTGCTGCTACGCTCCTAATCCACAGGTTGAGGATAGGGGTACTGGCATAGAGCGAAGAAGCAGAAGGAGAGGGAAGTCCATATGACAGACAATCTAAAAAATGCTGCGCCGTGGGCAACGCTCATTATTATTACGGGGATGTCAGGCGCAGGGAAGACCATTGCGGTGCAGAGCCTTGAAGACTTGGGCTTCTTCTGCGTTGATAATTTACCCCCTGTGCTGATTCCCAAATTTGCCGAGTTGATTGAGCAGTCTAACGGTAAAATAGGCAAAGTGGC contains these protein-coding regions:
- a CDS encoding ROK family glucokinase, which translates into the protein MSESIYVGVDLGGTAIKVGICNENGQLLHTYEGPTETDKGVDVVIGNIEKYVRHIVEESPYEWDQLKGVGAGVAGFTNVRDGIIVLAPNIGFRDVPIRALLENRIGKPVKIDNDANVAALGEAWAGAGKGIENCVCYTLGTGVGGGIIINGKIYQGSSGMAGEIGHISVVPDLEAIQCGCGKMGCLETVSSATGIIRMAKDAVERGDRTSLALEDHIAAKEVFDAAKAGDEVALRIVNRAAFYLGKSMAAVAAVLNPELFIIGGGVSKAGDFLFEEMRRVYAKLAPEPLQKGVYIVPAVLGNDAGIVGAAGLLLRS